The Kordia sp. SMS9 DNA window TTTAAAAAGGAAATACTAAGAAAGTATATTTCCTTATTTTTACTTTTATGAAATACATTTCTTTTCTAGTTATATTTTTTCTTTTTATCAATTGTTCAGAAAATCCAACTAAAAAAATTACTAAAATAGAATCTAAAAAAAAGAATGTTGTTCTTATTTTTGGCAAACGTTCTTTTAAAAAGGATACGCTATATTTCAACAATGAACAATCATATACCCTGAAAATTAATCCAATTCTCTCCTATTTTGATAGGTATCCTTATGAACGAAAAGAAATTAAAAGCAATAATTTAAACACTAATGACACCATCGTTATTAGCACTGATGCTTCTATTTTACTAGAACATCGCTATCATTATTTTTATGCTTCTAATTATTTATTAAAAGCAGGTGATACCATTCAGTTTGATTATAAAAATGATGCTCCCTACGCACGTCTTTTGAATAATAGAAAATTAGATACAGAATTAAATTTTGAGGTCAATTATAATTTATCTAACGATATTTATGTAGATGACATTGAGTTCAGAGAGAAGCACGGTAGGTATAGAACAGACTCAGAATATAATATATATTTAGAAAGCTTGATAAGAAATCGAAATAAACAATTAGCAGTTTTAGATTCCTTACATGCAAGTGGAAATTTCCAGAAAACATATTATAATTTACAAAAAAACAAACTCAAATACAGAATCAACCTGATGTCTGATTTTTCAGATATTAATAAAGATAAAATTGAATTGCAAAACGATTCCTTGTTGATTCTTCCACTCTACAAACGTTTTTTATCTTATTATACAACGGAAACACTGAACATTCCTATTGTTAAAAGAAGAAATATTCCAATGGCTGATAAATTGATTCTCTTCGATTCTATCCAAAAAAGCAACTTATTTTCAAAGAAAATACAGCATTATTTATTGTTTTCCACACTGAAAGATATTGCAAACTATTATCCGTTGAATGATTTTAAAACATATCATAAAAAGTTTACACAAACAGTGAAAGATACCACACTTTTAGCTTTGATAAATGATACCTATGTAACCGATTTTATATCATTAAAAGGTAAAACAGATGACGTCTATTTAACCAATGCAGCTAAAGAACGAACCACACTTACGGAG harbors:
- a CDS encoding TlpA disulfide reductase family protein, whose protein sequence is MKYISFLVIFFLFINCSENPTKKITKIESKKKNVVLIFGKRSFKKDTLYFNNEQSYTLKINPILSYFDRYPYERKEIKSNNLNTNDTIVISTDASILLEHRYHYFYASNYLLKAGDTIQFDYKNDAPYARLLNNRKLDTELNFEVNYNLSNDIYVDDIEFREKHGRYRTDSEYNIYLESLIRNRNKQLAVLDSLHASGNFQKTYYNLQKNKLKYRINLMSDFSDINKDKIELQNDSLLILPLYKRFLSYYTTETLNIPIVKRRNIPMADKLILFDSIQKSNLFSKKIQHYLLFSTLKDIANYYPLNDFKTYHKKFTQTVKDTTLLALINDTYVTDFISLKGKTDDVYLTNAAKERTTLTEIIKQYKGKVVYVDFWASWCAPCRVAMKPAKKLRKMYADKDFVYIFISIDKDFKKWQKASKEENLKYLKNNFLAVNYPSATFYRELELKSIPRYIVYDKKGNMVSQNAPSPKDAEINDFIITLLSE